One Ethanoligenens harbinense YUAN-3 genomic window carries:
- a CDS encoding SGNH/GDSL hydrolase family protein, translating into MYTTVPVPCSAVVCGDSIAAGVLFDEKSRRYTKDENGFVHTLQMEWNGSILNLGKFGNTIGRALPRLQRHLDKETPDLVFIELGGNDSDFNWKAIAAAPHAEHTPATPVEEFERLLGAAVEDLHAREIIPVLCTLPPVDVERYFKHICGDDTWMMEPLLEWLGNVTHIYWWHERYNAAILRVARQTNAYWVDVRGAFLAYPDFPRFICADGIHPNHEGQALIARALEWELRIRRPDLLKTPDLVH; encoded by the coding sequence ATGTACACCACGGTTCCTGTCCCTTGCAGCGCAGTGGTCTGTGGGGACTCTATCGCGGCAGGCGTACTGTTTGACGAAAAAAGCAGGCGCTACACCAAAGACGAAAACGGCTTCGTGCACACGCTTCAGATGGAATGGAATGGTTCCATCCTCAACCTTGGCAAATTCGGCAACACCATCGGGCGGGCGCTCCCCCGTCTGCAAAGGCATTTGGACAAAGAAACGCCGGACCTGGTGTTCATCGAACTGGGCGGCAACGATTCCGATTTCAACTGGAAAGCAATCGCGGCCGCACCGCATGCGGAACATACCCCCGCCACACCGGTGGAGGAATTCGAACGCCTGCTGGGGGCAGCCGTGGAAGATCTCCACGCACGGGAGATCATCCCCGTGCTTTGCACCCTCCCTCCCGTGGACGTCGAGCGCTATTTCAAGCATATCTGCGGCGACGACACCTGGATGATGGAACCGCTTTTGGAGTGGCTCGGCAATGTGACGCATATCTACTGGTGGCATGAGCGCTACAACGCCGCGATTCTGCGCGTGGCAAGACAGACCAACGCCTATTGGGTGGACGTACGCGGCGCTTTCCTTGCCTATCCGGATTTTCCCCGGTTCATCTGCGCGGATGGAATCCACCCCAACCACGAAGGACAAGCATTGATTGCCCGGGCGCTGGAGTGGGAATTGCGCATCCGCCGCCCCGATCTTCTAAAGACGCCCGATCTTGTCCATTAA